From Parvularculales bacterium:
ATTGGTGGTGGTCTGGCCGGTTCTGAATCTGCCTGGCAACTGGCCAAAGCAGATACCCCGGTTATGATTCATGAAATGCGCCCTCATCGCCAAACCGATGTTCATCAAACCGGCGATTGCGCTGAGTTGGTTTGCTCCAATTCTTTCCGCTCTGACGATGCCTCCGCCAATGCCATAGGAGTCCTCCACGAAGAGATGCGTTTAGCGGACTCTCTTATCATGCGTGCAGCAGATCAGAACCGTCTACCCGCCGGCAGCGCTTTGGCAGTTGATCGCATAGGGTTTTCTCAAACCATAACAAAAGCGCTGGAGGACAATCCTCTTATCACTATTAACCGTGAAGAAGTCATGCATCTACCCGTTGGGCAAGAGGTCACAGAATTGCAAATTATTGTTGCTACCGGTCCGCTTACGTCTCCGGCTTTAAGTAATACTCTCCGGACTCTGACGGGTTCTGAGCAACTGGCTTTTTTTGATGCTATAGCACCGGTTGTGTATCAGGATAGTCTGAACATGAATGTTTGTTGGATGCAATCACGTTATGACAAATCAACCATCGATGGAGACGGTGCA
This genomic window contains:
- the trmFO gene encoding methylenetetrahydrofolate--tRNA-(uracil(54)-C(5))-methyltransferase (FADH(2)-oxidizing) TrmFO, with amino-acid sequence MTVSTFSPDYVHVIGGGLAGSESAWQLAKADTPVMIHEMRPHRQTDVHQTGDCAELVCSNSFRSDDASANAIGVLHEEMRLADSLIMRAADQNRLPAGSALAVDRIGFSQTITKALEDNPLITINREEVMHLPVGQEVTELQIIVATGPLTSPALSNTLRTLTGSEQLAFFDAIAPVVYQDSLNMNVCWMQSRYDKSTIDGDGADYINCPLSQQDYTQFINSLIESDTMPFHDWERDTPYFEGCLPIEVMAVRGPETLRHGPMKPVGLTNQHKPDEHPYAVMQLRQDNAAA